The Pyxicephalus adspersus chromosome 1, UCB_Pads_2.0, whole genome shotgun sequence sequence CCTAGTGGCAATAGGTGATGACATCCTATAGCTTATTCATACAATAATAATGTTCCATACTTCATGCATATATTTATGTTCTGTTATGACAGTATAAAAGAGCTGAGCTGTTGTGTCTGTCTCTCAGCACTCTCTCCCTGCCTCTTGCTGCTATTTCTTCCTGTATATAATAGGACAGCTGCTGCTTGTCATCACATGTTCTCAGCCTGCTGCTTCTCTCCACAGAAACCAAGGCAGAATTGGAAGAGTTGATGTCGGACATCAAAAAGACAGCCAACAAGGTTCGCTCCAAGCTGAAGAGTGAGTGATCACCACTTCTCTCTCCACCTTTGTTCTTACACATACAAGACCTGCAAGTGTGAGAAGTACTGATTTCTGCAGTGTAGCATCACATGAACTGCTGTggttaaaaatgtgcaaaaaaatgttgttgttcttTTAATTCCTACTGTATGAAAAATATGCCATTATTGTGAACTCTGGTTATTATATTAGGTGCATATGTGAACTGGGGAAAGGTTCTAGTATATGGTATTTAGGTTACCCATTGGGGGGGAGTTCCCCAAAAACAGAGGTCCCAAAAGCATTCACAACACCCTTTCCCATCACTGACCAACCGAATCCAATAATTTGGTACCCCTGGTGTCCAGGATAGGTGTAGGTAAGGTGCAGCTTGAAATGAAGACATTAAGGGACATAAGGGCCCTATCAGAGCCTGCATAAAAACCTACTGAAAATTTGTCCACCAATGGTCATCATCGAAGAAGTATCCCAACAGACGCAAAGctatatttaaagctaaagatGGTTCCACAAAGTGCTAACACAGGAGGGTGATCTTTTACCATttcattggctgtttttttttttttttttttttgatttgttagaTCTTTTAGTTGGATGTTATGAATTGCACATTgagtaaataaatgtgtaaataaatgggTAAATTGAGTAAATACAGCTGGAAAAATTACTTTGTGTGTATGTCTTCATGTCAGGGTTCAAGCAATAAAATGTGAGTATTTTGAAGGGAGTGATTCTTTTCTCTACTCATTGTATAATACCATTAAAGACAGCTATTATTATACATGTCAATGTTTAAATGGCTGTCTAAACCATTTAACGTTTGTCTAATGTATGAAATTTCTGTCTAAGCCGGAACCTTGTATCCTTTCTGTCAGATATTGAACAAAGTATCGAACAAGAGGAAGCCATGAACCGTTCCTCCGCTGATTTACGCATACGGAAGACACAGGTATTATTCCCAAGTGTTAGAAAATCCCTATTCCCCTCCTTTTTACCCCTCCtattattagaaaattatttatcTTATAACTTGTGGCTGGTATATATCATTCAGTGTATGCTTACCATGCACACTTGTGTAGAAATACTGGCGCTACAGCCAGTTGATTATTACACTGTCACAACACATAAAGACCTACTGTATGTGCTGTATATTAGGATCCATAACCCTTGTTCtgtgtacaataacaataaagCATTGTacatcaaaaatgttatttttaattttttggttggAGCAGAGAAAGGTTCCATTCCTTTTAGATTTTAGGTGAGGCCAAGATTAGCCCCCAACAACTCTTTCGGGAGGTTTATTGCTCTCTTCTTATACATATTCACCTAAAAATCAGTAGTCAAGGACACTTCAAGGGACAATGAAGAGAGGTAAATGAAAATTTGTAGTTTTTCCTTAATCTTTAGTCCCATAACAATAGTCACCAAGACAGGCATTAGGGGTCTAGCGCTTCCTTATTTtactaaaagctaaaaaaaggttttgggttAAAATGTTCTGTAATTCTATTATCATAACTAAGTTCAGTTTGTGACTTTTTGTCTTTCCAGCATTCAACGCTGTCTCGCAAGTTTGTAGAAGTGATGTCAGAATATAATGCTACACAGTCCGATTATCgtgagcgctgcaaaggccgcATTCAGAGACAACTGGAAATCAGTGAGTTAGAAATGgcgtttgtaataaaataaaatcagacaaagatattttatttaaactgattttttttaatttattttagtggaaATCTTGACTTTAGCTTTTATTTACCTATTACTGGTTTCAAACATTATAATAGGGATACTTTGTGGTCTGGGAAATTCatgccttaggctatgtacacatgtagggTAATTCTTGCCCCATACGAATGGTCGTTTTGGTAtctgagaatctgacatgtatcgATGTCATGTATGGATCCATCAGGGTcgaagggagaagagcacagtggggtgctacttGCTCATTCTGCCCCtgccttctccatagaacaaaacatttctgtgtgtacagcactcattcactCGTCTAGCATTCTTGCTAGAAACaataatgttgctggaaacaataatTAAACATGTTTTCCAGCAATTAAAATTTGCTTGTGTATTCACagctttatgtttattgttttgtaaaccCTTTGGATATTATTAGTAAAGATGATTTATAATATGTAAagatttataatatacagtatataatgctttagataaaacatgtatataaataattttccTACATCCACAAATCATTTAGGTGAATCCTTAATATTATATTAAGGAATATTTCAATTTCCATGTTATATGTAAAGGAATATCTAtatccaaccttttttttattggaggtGAGATGACATATAATACTGACTTTAACTTGTGTTAGAGAGTACAGCATAATTCTCAAAgcacttatatttttattgttttaatataattgttCTTCTAGTTTAAACTTTTGCAGAGCTATGTAAATGACAAGAGGTCTAATACACTATAGGTTTCATTTAATTATTAGGTGTAAATACAATGATATTCAGTAACCCTTAGCAGTCATTGGATTTCTTTAGCCTACATAAAACTTTTAATGACGTGATATACTAATAGTGTTCTTAAGTGAAATGGAACTGCATGGAACTACTGTCAAGTGCCAGGCTTAGAAAGCATCGTCTGTCGCATGCAGCATCAGTGTTGGGCAGTTGATGAATTCTGAATACAGCCCACCAAAAATATTGTCAGTGCTTATCTATTTTAaacttccataaaaaaaaaaaatgtacttaccttcACTTGTTAGAAGCCGTCAATTTGAGTACAAACCATACCCAACGAGTCCTTTTCAAAGGCTTGCCATTCTATCcaacgctgccatcttctttcttctgtgttcttcctgATGTCTCCCAATCTTGCACAGTGCAGATGTGGGATCCGGTAacgtgtcttcctccaaatgtaaaaattaagaGCACCAATCTCAATGAACATGTGTgaattgaggtttttttttttttttcatcagtggAAAGCCTCTAATGACCCATGCCTGATCATGAACATGCGCAGCAGGAGCAGCCCGCACCCTCCTAGGATTTGTAATgcaggtatctcaggaggctgtgcGTTTCCCCTCTAGTCATTATCGCCGTGTGAGGTAGCAATTCCTTAGTCTCTCAGCTTAAAGCGGAGCTgtcataagaataaaaaaaacacttaccgtTACTTCTGCAGAACTCCTGACCCCTCCACATCTGGTCTCGATTACGTTCCACGTCGTTCTCGAATCCTCCATTGTCCTGGTGCGGACAGGGCCTGTCACCTTCTTCTGTAGCTGCGGTGGTAAAGATAAAAGGGGGGGgtttcccaatttttttaaaagaataaaatatttggggGTAGGCAAGCAAATTTttaaccttatataaaagggttatctactcatttatataaagtaaaaattttggtgataggtcagctttaacttACACTTTTAGTCTCGGAAGGTCTGACGTCATCTGAAACACAAATAATGAACACAGCACAAGACGGCGCCACAAGGAAAAACCAGGAACTACGCTGGACTCCTTGTTGTCTTGAGGAAGGAAGTAAAATCTTCTGGTAGGatcattgtaattaaaaaataaataatattaagaatGTGCACACTTTTGTTGCTAAATGCAAACCATGTCTGCATTCTTTATTATAGAGCCACTGACACTTTAACAAcgacatgcttttttatttttttattttttttttaattgtttatttttttgcacccaactactctttattatttaaagactTGTGATGTCCCAGGAAGGCATTAGCTGAGAAAATAGGGATTGGTTTCCTACAAAGGAGACATCACTTCTGCTATAGCACATATCTAAAGTGACAATGTGCTGGAAGCTTGACATAGAAAGGAGGACGAGGAGAAGGCGGGCTGTCTCTCTTTACTGGGTATGCCCTTGAGCTCTGCCAGAGGTTGTACTAGCATTTGCAGGGCTAGTGTATTATTTATATCAGGACGGAGAAGTGTCCTATTAATGGACCATAGTTGGAACACTAATAAGTATATCAACCTGTAGGCAAAAACTTGTGTGGTGCTAATGACTGTTGCTGATCGCTGTGAAACAAAACTCCTCCATATCACGGACAAAGAAGAATCTGAAAGAACTGTTCTTTTCCTTTGCATCATACAATGAGATTCAATAACCCGAAATTGGACCAATACTGGCTAACTCTAACTTTATGTACAATTCACAAGGCTGTTTTCCTTGATCACATCAGTTGACAGGTGCACCATATGGTTTAAGTATCCCAAACTGTAAGTTTTACAACTCTAGCCTCAGGCCGGGGATATCTGCAGCTTTTCATATGTGTTTATAAAGGAAAGCAGGAAAGGCTTGAGGTGGtgataaataaacacaaagttaTATGTGAAGTTATAATACCTAATCCTTCATTGTCACCTGAACCTGTTGCCCATTTCATAAAATCTGGAAGCAActtaattttccaaaaaaaaataatgttttttttaccgcCTGTGTTTTAATCACATATTCAAAATTGAACTCTAGACATGTATTAAAGACAGTCTATTACAACCAGTCTAATTAGCTGAGTTTGAATTGGAACTACTCCACCATGTTCAGCAGCACACACACTGGGAGAGAGAGCCAGGACCAGGAGCTAGTTAGGAGCGTTGCATCGATgtgataggaggagaaagcaaaAGGAACAGAGAAAAAACTCAATCGTTCTTGTGCTTCTtagttatttactttttgtataaTCGGTTTATTAGAATACACATGTGTAAAGAAAcacattacaagaaaaaataataagcatACGAGGAAAggtaagcaaaaaataaaaacaacatagcATTTCTTGTGCCCCTGGCATGCATGGATAATGACGAAATGAATACTGCTAATGAATCCAATGGATAAAAGCCAATTGAGACAATCCTGACCCCAACTCAACCCCTCTAACACTGCAGCTGGAACTTCCATCTGGTGTAACTCCTTATCACCATGTGACTTTCAAACCACATGTCTGGGTCATCCACATCTGCTCTGTCATCCACCAAATTCTGAAATGACCCCAAGAGCTGATTGTTTGAAGATTGTTCCGGCAGACCAGGTAGCAAGGTAACAATATTTGTGATTATCCGCATCAGCAACCAACTGCTCCATATGCTGTATAATTTCCAATTGCCTGAACCATTTGTACTTCTTCTTTACTGTCCAGTACTTGTTCAGGTTATGTAGGTTAAGTATAAATGAAAAAGCATCTGTATTGTTCTTACAATTGAAATTGTTGATGAATTACAAATACccattattcttgtttttttcttgttgtacACAATGTCaacataagcttttttttttttacagctggtaGAACCACAACGAGTGAGGAGCTGGAAGATATGCTGGAGAGCGGAAACCCAGCCATATTCTCATCAGGGGTAGGTTAGAGCGCTAAATTTAAAGTGTGTGGAAGCTTTGCATGCAAACAGTGCAGAAGAAATATGGAATAATTAAAGAAATTGACCTGTATGTAGCATGTCATTGCCCACCAGGTCAGTGTTAGGTCTGTGCTCCCTTGCAGCAGTTTTCCTTTTTCTGAGGTATTCTTGATGATTTACCAGAAGAAGACATAGGGCAGCTTTTACTGACTCCTAGTGATGATGCATCAGATGAGGAACAGAAAGCATTTTctgcttgctggatcaccagtgCTTCAGAATTTGAGACATAATTATTAGAATTAGATATGACCAGACTACTTGTGTCAAGTATGTTCCAAATTGTAAGAaagtaaatatgtatgttttgggCCAAAATTCCGAGGAACGTGCAATCGAAATAAAGTCAAAGCCCTTATCTCCGAACTACGTTGTCACAATTACCTTTTTCTCACCAAAGCGCAGGCATTTCTCCCCTGACTCTGGGCGGGCAGTTCGGACTTTGGGTGTGcctacgctcccaagctttatcagtttcacccaaccTGCCgcccaatcaggaaatagcctcttaatcattaCTGGCTACTtagttagctcagacacagcactcagcaacgtgtctccactaatgCCGAGCCTCCTAGCTCTGCTGAGTattttcctgtacacctgttgccttattcagtgtttcctgtccagctcctgtgttaaccccctgttgcctagtctgttgtttctagccaattcccttgtgctgttccagtgttcctgtctgtctgtggatatcccttcatcacctgtgccttctgttgcttccagtgtcatTACTATACCTCTTAAAGCTCACAGATTACAGCTACACAATgagtttttgaatttgtaaagttgtggttctaatgtaatatttatatttacaatattcaaCATGACTTTgctcaattttgggtttagttgggcctTAAGCAAATAAAGATTTACCACATAATGCCTGCAGGCGATATGATGTATTCTTCATTTGTTCATGTTTGGTTCTTTATCAGCAAAGGGGTAAAATCTCGCCCTGACTGATTGATAGTCTAGTCCTTTATACCTGAAGTTCGTTTTGCAGCAAATATTCCTGTTATCAGTCGCATTGTAGGTGTTATTATTAGAGAATGCACACATTCTGCACAGACCTTATATGTTAAgtaggaaggtgagcaagaagctTGTGTAGTGAGGGGATATGGCTGCCTTTATTTATACCGACACATTCAgtattttccataaataaaatatgtatggaggGAAAGGAGCTATACCAGTGTCTCCCGATTCCATTTACATTTAATGAGTATGGTTTCTGATCTTTTCATTGCAGATCATCATGGATTCAAACATTACTAAGCAAGCTCTGAATGAGATTGAGACTCGGCACAGTGAGATCATTAAGCTGGAAAACAGCATCCGGGAACTCCATGACATGTTCATGGATATGGCGATGCTTGTAGAGAGTCAGGTACATACGTTGTCACTCTTAGTTTTCATCATGTAAAAACGtcattctgtatttttaataatagcgTTGAGGAATTATTATGAAACCggcatgtttttatgtttgttgtaaTAAAGTAGGATTGataatttatttaacttttttacacttaaaaatgGAGGGGTTCTGGTTAATACTGCACTTGGGCAATGGGTTTCTCACCCCCAATCCTGTCTTTACTTCCCATGCTGCATATGGGATGAGCGCTCAGCTGGTAAGTACTACCTGTTTACCTATTGTGATGTGTTCTGTGGTCTATTTTGTGATTATTGGTCACTTGGTATAATGTCTGTCTCGTTTACTCCATATCCCACCctttacctaaagcagaactatgctCACCTACCCTTTAGTGATGTGAAGGTAACCATCTCCCTGACTGATGCTCACTTCTTGCTTCACTCTGCTTCTGAAACTgaagatctttggccatcattACAAGTTTCAGCATTATGAGTGACCACATGTGCAGGGGTTCTGTAATCTGAACTTTTATGTATGGCTTAATGTACCTTTAAACTTTAATTATTGCAATATAGGATTGCTGGAGGTCCTGTTCCAAAATCTCATTGATCAACGAACAGTTACTTCCTGGAGTCTGGTCACTAAATTTATGTCAGTTCAATGTAGAACACTCCAGTGGTTTCTGACAATGCAATGACTGGGGCATCTTTTTTCAGTGCTGACCGAGACTTGCCTTTCTATTGCCACttgataattaattttttaaaaaatacaattataataatttaaagactaaaaaaaaagcctgtcaaGGTTCACTTTTATTCAGGGCATGAAATAGCGAGTAGTACTTAGTCACATTTAATTGGACTTGATTTGTAATGTTCTCTATGTTGACATTTACCCTCATCAAAGTAGCTTCCCAGTTCTATTAAGTGTCAGGAATATGCCATAGCGTTTATAGACTACCCCAAACCTTATGGCACTACAGAGACTGGATCATATAGTTCAAACACATGACAAACTTTTATATGTCCCAACTTGTTCTCGGACAACCTTCATCAGCTTTGACTTTGATTAGTTTAAGGTAACTAATTAATGTTCCTAAACTTATTTGAAGCATCTTCGATGAACTGTGAAACGTCTTTACCATTACATAACAAATTCAGATAAAGGTGACTAACCTCtggttgctaaaaaaaagtagttttctcaaattttgtttttagtttaacttttcttatatattcttttattatttctaaagcCATTATACTAGTTGAAGCCccttattattacaatattactaCAAATAATGATGGTCTTGCTCTCATGACCGTATTTTAAAGGTTAATAATGATCAAACCCAGCAAATCTAGTTATAAAAAATCTGATGTTATCTGTCTCAAtctgtatagtatagtatagtctTCTTTGGGTAGACCAATAATTATGTAGTTCAAGAGCCTTCCTAATTGGATACAAACTGAATGAAAGCTATAGGTAGGTCCTAATATATATGGTCATCTTAAGTCTAGATCTACATGGATGATTATAATCATTTCCAAAGATTTAACCTTTAGAAGTTACTTTAAACAGAATACTATTGTGGAACTATTCATCCCCCAGGGAAGCAGTGATTACCTTTTCATGAGATATATGTAGAATCGTGAAGTTTCTGAGTCGTGCATGAGCACCTCTTGCTGCTTTGTCCGCTGCTTTTTCTGTCTATTGATGTATACTGTAGAAATGATTTATAAAACCATCCAATTTATTTCTTCTTCACAGGTTAAAGCTGATCGGAGCAGCAAGGGGGGCTAAAAGTCACCCACAGAAGACCAGGTAACATGCAAAGGATTGCAATGAAACAACAATGATATTAAGTATCTTTCTTTTTCTGGCCCTCTTCTGTTATCCCTCACTCACTCTTCCTGTCTCCTTACTTCTACTCCTATCTATGAATCACTCTGAACTTGTCCGCTTTGTACTCTGACCTTGTATCCTATCATCCATCTTTTCTGTCTCATTCATCTCCTgacacttggctgtccaatcttTTCTGCTTTCTTTCTGCTCTCTTTTTCCACTaactgtcttttttcttctctttgtaaaccataccttTAATTCATTCCGCATTACGTTTACACACTTAACAACACTGCATGTTTTCTGTGCATCACGTACGCGCTTCTGTTCACTTGCATGTGTCTTTTATCTTGTATGTCGCTTTTTGTATTTCTCCAACTTCTCTGTGTTACTTTCTCTCGATGTCTTCCGAATATCTCTGGCTCCTTCTTTTCGGCCTCTTCTGTTTTTCCCCTTCCCCCTCCTATTTCTGCACACCATCAGGGAGAGATGATTGATCGCATAGAATATAATGTGGAACACGCTGTGGATTATGTGGAAAGAGCTGTCTCTGACACCAAAAAGGCTGTCAAGTACCAGAGTAAAGCCCGGAGGGTGAGTAGCCACTACTATGAATTCTTTAAATCAGCTGATTCAGTATGAGGTGCAAAAATCAGTTTATATTAATAATCGGTTAATAAGCAATCTTTCTTCTTGTTGCTATGGTAGATGTCTCACTTGCCCAAGCTCTCCAGCTTTGCTAACATTTAGCCACCTATATAGTGATTTTATCTGATTTTATGGTTATTGTTTCTGGGGTGGAACAATCATACACACTTGTGTCTTGTCTTCACCTGATGGAAGTGGAGTTTAGTCTGCAAAGGTGTAAGGAGCACGTTTATCAAATGAGAAGATTCTGAAAGTAGATAGGCAAGGATCTAcagaaataggtaaaaataaatgtacgTATGATCTGTATACGAAGGGGACTTCAAGAGCTTGTATTTTTTAATCTTCCAGTTGTTCTGCTCTTTTATTGCTGGAGTACATTGCCATGCTTACTTTCTATACCTTTtatagagacatgactatggactaaagACTATGGAGTAAAGCTGTGCATTATATGTTGGCCctaaaatacaagataatagaaataataataataatacaatattaatattgttattattaataatatattattgtattattattagggACATCAAAAAAATGATAGCAGTAGAAATACTTTTGTACGGGGACCATTTGCTAACCATTTATGTCTTTCCTTTTACAGAAGAAGATCATGATCATAATCTGCTGTGTGGTGCTCGGTATTGTCATCGCTTCAACGTTTGGAGGGATCTTTGGATAGAAGTCATGACATCAGCCACAGTTTGCATGTTGAGGACATAGCAGGAAATATGCGGAAAACAGTGCAAGCCGCATCTGATGGTGGGGGACTGACAGCGAAAAAACGCTTCCTGAGAGGAGAGCCCCTCTGCATGACTACCCTGTGTGTAACCCAGCGCACATGCCCAGGGAGAGACTATTTGGTGCGGGAGGGGGAGGATGGGGTAGAAACAAAGCCAGACCTCCATCTTGGAATCGGATGCAAAGCGATACCCCTTTATTCTTCCCTTCAAAAAGACAGACCTCCAGGGATGGATCCAGCTTGGTGCTTTATAGGGATCAGTATAGGGATAGATTTCTTGCACTGCCTTTATATTCTGTCCCCTTGCCCACCAGATGCCTTTTAGGTTTGCAGCAGAATCTGTCTCTGCCACAGCCAACTAGACACCAGTGTTGGGCCAAAGTGCCAAGCATAGCCAACTCTTTTATTTATCGTAACCCCCACAGCCCTCCCCCTCTGAATAAACAACAACTTGGGACAGCGCGCTGGGACAGACCATGTTGGCCTCCCCTTTGCATGACAGGGGTTCAGTGTTTGGTTAAACATTTTAAGGTTGGATTCTGTTTTGTGTGATCCTTGCCCTTTACCAACTCCTCTCCAGGAGAGGGGCGcaccttcctcttttttttttgtattatgtgcaTACATTCTCTTTTGTAATTGTGTGAGCAAGGTGTCCACTTGTGTGTATGTCTCTCTCTAAACCACTTATGCAGACAAATAAAAGTGTGAGGAGACTCCTGTGTACTGAAAGCTGTGGAGATGTCACAATGGGGCAGGACGGCACCATCAGTCCAGCTGACGATGGTAAACCAAGCCCTGATGTGCCTTACGGCTTGGACCAGTCAGGAGTTAACCCCTTTTAGAGCTGCAAAGATCACCCGATTTTACCCAGCTCTGAAGGGATTAATCACCAGCATGCTTTGTGCGGAGAGATTTTGTATTTGGTGTTATATCTTCCTGGTGTATTTTGTCTGCTGCCCTTGTATGGCATTTAATAAATGATGTGAGTTTGGGAACAGTAAAATATTTCAGGTTTTGCATTTTCTTGCAGTTGTCTAGAAATGaacatagtaaaaaatattttttggttggAATAAACTGGAAAGCAttgaaatatacagtaaatatatcttacaccggggaacacattttttgttgagttagatcttacacttgtttttttcacatttttgggtggtgaatccagaaatgaccccagttgtttgctatcacatccagtttttacgatacagggtaccctccatttttgtcaaaaacatacaaattttacatacgcatgaaaaaaatgatgaaataataacttgaatgtactgtttatttaaatttcttttgttcatacaaaggatttattgttactctatgacattttttttacactaaaacatttgaaaagtattcgggtaagcggttaaggaaaaatttacgcttatagcttttcctggagtgttcagtgttacgACAATCCCgtcagatgctccaacaatagtcagccatcatatgtacatcccatctaccctgataccgtccttccatgatcttcaaattttggtggaatcattcacctggttcatcactgactgcaccaaggttttctgggaagttagaaggatggctatgcagaaaatgcaccttgatgctcatattgcaaccaagcattttgtagctcttcaagagtttctggacaatttctgtgtaattatttgctcgtgtgtttacaagaaagttcttgacaatggctttgaatgataaccaagcattctttttgacttctgacattgttctgataaaatgttcatctttgatgagctgctgaatctgtggaccatcccacatgcacagataacagggaaactctggtgtatctgcgttgctgaccaagaaggaagcataccattttaaggtcaacacagatgacccatttGTGTCGCTGATATTGCAActactcaatgactctctttatgtctgcatattcaatatatatacaatgagaaactgaatggcaaattgagacccaaatatattgccattgtgaaggaggacacactttaagctctgctttgagctattgatgaatagtcaccatacatttgagttatagattggaattcccaattcctccatgaAGCCAGGTAtgctatggcaatacacaaagccactgtcagttctaaagtaccgCAGACATGCAATtactctggttcgaaagtacgatacctttgttcctttttgaagtaagtttttcccacgcagtctgaaaggagttctgaagccttcttcgatagtcccaaatcactcacctcatgctgatcaaatcccctacaaacagagtcctcttcaatttcaaactcttcatcattgtggTCACCTAGtccatcaccataatcatgttcttcaagagagggtagtgtaataaaaaccggcactgggattcatctgaatgagccactgggcgtatagccaatggtagactgggatactctatgttacatttatttttcttgttatatcctgaagttttcactatacaaaagtaccagtcactgaaatgatctcctggctctggcCAAACCTTtatccacatccgtaaaccctcgacaaaccgtttgcacaccttatgaggggcccaagacttatcttgattaccaagtgtacctttgaaatatgacaaatcGGCTTgccctacaaatgtgctgatgttcgccctttggcTGGGAATGgggaaactgccacagatataacaaaatgaatcagggttgtttagacacttacaaggagaagcagcagagccagacatgatctgaaagaaaggaaatacgtgtgtaagtggaaaaataaattgtgcttattcactacatagagcagcgcacaacctctgaccacattgtcttgtgtgtaaatgaatagtctatacaaatccacgctacagtaattgtattaatataaaagtagaaaaaaaacctgacgtgatagaagaaaactaactgcactttcagaatcagcatacctattttagtgtaaataagcttaaaaatttaagtcaacaaaaaatgtgttcaaaattgttccctagtgtTATCTACCAATACCATAGACACCTTCAAATCTGAACTGGGCTGTCTATC is a genomic window containing:
- the STX1A gene encoding syntaxin-1A isoform X2, with translation MKDRTRELRAAKDSDEDDEVAVSIDRDRFMDEFFEQVEEIRGFIDKIAENVEEVKRKHSAILASPNPDEKTKAELEELMSDIKKTANKVRSKLKNIEQSIEQEEAMNRSSADLRIRKTQHSTLSRKFVEVMSEYNATQSDYRERCKGRIQRQLEITGRTTTSEELEDMLESGNPAIFSSGIIMDSNITKQALNEIETRHSEIIKLENSIRELHDMFMDMAMLVESQVKADRSSKGG
- the STX1A gene encoding syntaxin-1A isoform X1, giving the protein MKDRTRELRAAKDSDEDDEVAVSIDRDRFMDEFFEQVEEIRGFIDKIAENVEEVKRKHSAILASPNPDEKTKAELEELMSDIKKTANKVRSKLKNIEQSIEQEEAMNRSSADLRIRKTQHSTLSRKFVEVMSEYNATQSDYRERCKGRIQRQLEITGRTTTSEELEDMLESGNPAIFSSGIIMDSNITKQALNEIETRHSEIIKLENSIRELHDMFMDMAMLVESQGEMIDRIEYNVEHAVDYVERAVSDTKKAVKYQSKARRKKIMIIICCVVLGIVIASTFGGIFG